A genomic stretch from Triplophysa dalaica isolate WHDGS20190420 chromosome 4, ASM1584641v1, whole genome shotgun sequence includes:
- the LOC130418800 gene encoding carbonic anhydrase 4-like: protein MKSLISLFLLSFVLHVFSSEEWCYQTKGSCKGPENWKEINETCGGNRQSPVNIVTKATQLDKRLTSFNLTGYKTLFDSTVKKNSHTIEVTINTTATVSGGNLEDTYKPLQFHLHWGTNGVRGSEHTIDGEQYPMELHVVHIKQKYKDLAEAFKDPFGVAAFGFFLEESNSDNKNFDNLINVLGSIKSKSGDVSIKNISASQFILPEENMTSYYRYNGSLTVPNCYESVIWTVFEKTIPLSKKQLEFFSSLKLDDGTPMVGTFRPPQPRSGRTVYRSSSPAVLASVVLLFISITTTFSLSHLC, encoded by the exons ATGAAGAGTCTGATTTCACTTTTTCTTCTGTCATTCGTTCTGCATGTATTCAGCAGTGAAG AATGGTGCTACCAGACAAAAGGGAGCTGTAAAG GTCCAGAGAACTGGAAGGAAATAAACGAAACTTGTGGAGGTAACAGACAATCGCCCGTCAACATAGTGACAAAGGCAACCCAACTGGACAAGCGCCTGACGTCCTTCAATTTAACTGGATACAAGACCTTATTCGACAGTACTGTCAAGAAAAACAGTCACACTA TTGAGGTCACCATAAACACAACAGCAACAGTATCAGGTGGAAACCTGGAAGACACGTATAAGCCCCTTCAATTTCACCTGCACTGGGGCACAAATGGAGTTCGTGGCTCTGAACACACCATCGATGGAGAACAGTATCCTATGGAG CTTCACGTtgtacatataaaacaaaaatacaaagatcTTGCGGAGGCTTTCAAGGATCCATTTGGCGTGGCAGCGTTTGGATTCTTCTTAGAG GAGTCAAACAGCGACAACAAAAATTTCGACAATCTCATAAATGTCCTGGGGAGCATAAAGAGCAAAA GTGGAGatgtttccattaaaaacatCTCAGCCAGTCAGTTCATTCTGCCGGAGGAGAACATGACCAGCTATTACCGTTACAATGGCTCTCTGACCGTACCCAACTGCTATGAATCTGTGATCTGGACTGTCTTTGAAAAGACCATTCCTCTTAGCAAAAAACAG CttgagtttttttcttctctgaAACTCGACGACGGGACACCGATGGTTGGGACATTCCGACCACCACAGCCTCGTAGCGGACGTACAGTTTATCGGTCGAGCAGTCCGGCGGTCCTGGCCAGCGTGGTGCTTCTCTTCATCTCCATCACTACAACATTCAGTCTGTCCCATCTATGCTAA